Proteins from a single region of Dyadobacter fanqingshengii:
- the ligD gene encoding non-homologous end-joining DNA ligase translates to MKKKAELTHLDKIYWPDENITKGELLEYYSIIAPYILPYLKNRPLSLRRNPNGINEPSFFQKDAGDNIPDWIKTEEILAESTGKMVNYFVCNDLESLLYIANMGCIEMNPWNSTINKLDNPDYIVMDIDPSEKNTFEDVVDVALVIKDIIDQTGMTGFCKTSGSRGLHVYIPFGKKYTYDESRDFAEILATMVTERLPEITTLERSLAKRKKNHIYVDFLQNRIAQTLASAYSVRPKPGATVSAPLEWSEVKHGLSPKDFTIKNMLERVEEKGDLFKGVLGKGVDMHKALQKLETLHAG, encoded by the coding sequence ATGAAAAAGAAAGCGGAGCTTACGCATCTGGACAAGATCTACTGGCCGGACGAAAACATTACCAAAGGCGAATTGCTGGAATATTACAGCATTATCGCGCCGTACATTCTGCCCTATCTCAAAAACCGCCCGCTCTCATTGCGCCGTAATCCAAACGGAATTAACGAGCCCAGCTTTTTTCAAAAAGATGCGGGAGACAATATTCCCGACTGGATCAAGACAGAGGAAATCCTGGCTGAATCGACCGGGAAAATGGTCAACTATTTCGTGTGCAATGATCTCGAAAGTCTGCTTTATATTGCCAATATGGGCTGCATAGAAATGAATCCCTGGAATTCGACCATTAACAAGCTCGATAACCCGGATTACATTGTGATGGACATTGACCCGTCCGAAAAAAACACATTCGAGGATGTTGTGGACGTTGCGCTCGTTATTAAGGACATTATCGACCAGACAGGCATGACCGGCTTTTGCAAAACCTCCGGTTCGCGCGGACTGCACGTTTACATTCCTTTTGGCAAAAAATATACTTATGACGAAAGCCGTGATTTCGCCGAGATCCTGGCCACAATGGTAACGGAAAGGCTGCCGGAGATCACGACACTGGAACGCTCACTGGCCAAGCGCAAGAAGAATCATATTTACGTCGATTTCCTGCAAAACCGGATCGCGCAGACGCTCGCATCCGCATATAGCGTGCGCCCTAAGCCGGGAGCAACCGTTTCGGCGCCGTTGGAATGGAGCGAGGTGAAGCATGGATTGAGTCCCAAAGATTTTACTATTAAAAATATGCTGGAACGCGTGGAGGAAAAAGGAGATCTTTTCAAAGGCGTATTAGGCAAGGGCGTCGACATGCATAAAGCTTTGCAAAAACTGGAAACCCTACACGCGGGATGA
- a CDS encoding glycoside hydrolase family 18 protein: MLFLKFTKTLLPSLAAMLVLSPLLLTTACKSEEKKEETATADSSATKPVVIGYVGGFRGLVNTDRIEVEKLTHINYAFVDVQKGKAFLTNEKTDSTNFRNLKLLKEKNPDLKILISLGGWTWSENFSDAVLTEASRKVFAASSVDIIKKYDLDGVDIDWEYPGMPGEDGNVYRPEDKQNFTLMFEAIRKELDVFEKESGKKKLLTTAVPGFTSFLKVVEMGKAAAYLDYVNMMTYDLFQGDTAVHHAALYNSDIYKASHSVDNAVKAFSAEGVPMNKLVVGLPFYGRMFRVAKLDKGLGQKQISQKYVDGYTMIKDSMVNKNGFKEYRDEVAKAPYLLNAKTGDVLSYDDEQSVREKCKYVLDKKLAGVMFWEYDSDSKTYLLDEIDKTFK, encoded by the coding sequence ATGCTTTTTTTAAAATTTACCAAAACCCTGCTCCCATCCCTTGCGGCAATGCTGGTGCTTTCGCCGTTGTTGCTCACAACTGCCTGCAAATCAGAAGAGAAAAAGGAGGAAACCGCCACGGCTGACAGCTCGGCGACCAAGCCGGTTGTGATTGGTTATGTAGGCGGATTCCGCGGGCTTGTGAACACCGATCGCATTGAAGTTGAAAAGCTTACGCACATTAACTATGCATTTGTAGATGTGCAAAAAGGAAAAGCTTTTTTAACCAATGAAAAAACAGATTCCACTAACTTCCGTAACCTTAAATTACTGAAAGAGAAGAACCCGGACCTTAAAATCCTGATTTCCCTGGGCGGCTGGACATGGAGTGAAAATTTCTCTGACGCCGTCTTAACAGAAGCTTCCCGGAAAGTCTTCGCAGCGAGTTCTGTTGACATTATTAAAAAATACGACCTCGACGGCGTGGACATTGACTGGGAATATCCCGGCATGCCTGGCGAAGACGGCAACGTTTACCGACCCGAGGATAAGCAGAATTTCACATTAATGTTCGAAGCAATCCGCAAAGAACTGGATGTTTTTGAAAAAGAATCGGGCAAGAAAAAGCTGCTTACCACGGCTGTTCCGGGCTTCACGTCCTTTCTGAAAGTGGTTGAAATGGGCAAAGCCGCGGCTTATCTGGATTATGTGAATATGATGACTTACGACCTTTTCCAGGGTGATACTGCGGTGCATCACGCCGCTTTGTATAACTCTGACATTTATAAAGCAAGTCATTCTGTGGATAATGCAGTGAAAGCATTTTCGGCAGAAGGCGTTCCGATGAACAAACTTGTTGTAGGCCTTCCGTTTTACGGACGCATGTTCAGGGTTGCGAAGCTGGATAAAGGCCTTGGCCAAAAACAGATTTCCCAAAAATATGTGGATGGTTACACAATGATCAAGGATAGCATGGTCAACAAAAACGGTTTCAAAGAATACCGGGATGAAGTTGCAAAAGCGCCTTATCTGCTCAATGCGAAAACAGGTGATGTGTTAAGCTACGACGACGAGCAGTCTGTCCGGGAAAAATGTAAATATGTGTTGGACAAAAAGTTAGCAGGCGTGATGTTCTGGGAATACGATTCCGACTCCAAAACCTATCTTTTAGACGAGATCGATAAAACATTTAAATAG